The Coffea arabica cultivar ET-39 chromosome 9e, Coffea Arabica ET-39 HiFi, whole genome shotgun sequence genome has a window encoding:
- the LOC113709512 gene encoding uncharacterized protein produces MATQGKEEEHQHSGDNQQATNQADVGWMGAIQQQYRRIKENAETYPYVWGSYIVVYGGFGLWFAYRWRKLRRTEDRVRVLQERLRKLVEAEESASSKVAESSTVGEKAPTSSDKSKI; encoded by the coding sequence ATGGCTACACAGGGAAAGGAAGAAGAGCATCAACATTCAGGAGATAACCAACAAGCAACAAACCAAGCTGATGTTGGCTGGATGGGAGCGATTCAGCAACAATATCGCAGAatcaaagaaaatgcagaaaccTACCCTTATGTATGGGGTTCTTATATTGTTGTGTATGGTGGATTTGGACTCTGGTTTGCCTACAGATGGAGAAAGCTCAGAAGAACTGAGGACAGAGTTCGAGTTCTGCAAGAGAGACTCCGCAAACTCGTTGAAGCTGAAGAATCAGCAAGTTCTAAAGTTGCTGAAAGTTCTACAGTAGGTGAAAAGGCACCAACGTCTTCTGataaatccaaaatttag
- the LOC113709727 gene encoding pre-mRNA-splicing factor ATP-dependent RNA helicase DEAH7 isoform X1, which produces MQGNGGPIDLDKSTTTLDPEKTTGGGLVAPGKDRVVFRPSERKSLLGLDVLANAKRSGSDVDVGFKIPRERVASVVASLDEDEERSTSSGIDEGENDAKEVHRNLKTRHYRESSTSKTSKRESTVTEGAHIRDSSSRHHSDEYTQVLEASSGSFRLPTPRHDLHDSGRRSSKVREEYRGRSRDARRYSTEWEGGSHRESPRHHGSDYTNGYGRKRSRYEGSIRTPVRSEWDDGKWEWEDTPRRDSRSSRRHQPSPSPMFVGASPDARLASPWLGGHTPTASPWDSVAPSPTPIRASGSSVGSSSSRNSGRSKSLTYSSKSSRFFEDAQVETNHSTDDNDQEITESMRLEMEYNSDRAWYDREEGGAAFDGDSSSIFLGDEASFQKKEAELAKRLVRRDGTMMTLAQSKKLSQRAADNAQWEDRQLLRSGAVRSTEVQTEFDDEEERKVILLVHDTKPPFLDGRIVFTKQAEPIMPIKDPTSDMAIISRKGSALVREIHEKQSMNKSRQRFWELAGSKLGDILGVEKSSEQIDADTAVVGEEGEVDFKEDARFAQHLKKGEAVSDFAKSKTMAQQRQYLPIFSIRDELLQVIRENQVAVVVGETGSGKTTQLTQYLHEDGYTINGIVGCTQPRRVAAMSVAKRVSEEMETELGDRVGYAIRFEDVTGPNTVIKYMTDGVLLRETLKDSDLDKYRVVVMDEAHERSLSTDVLFGILKKVVARRRDFKLIVTSATLNAQKFSNFFGSVPIFYIPGRTFPVQTLYSKSPCEDYVEAAVKQAMTIHITSAPGDILIFMTGQDEIEATCYALSERMEQLVSSTKQVPKLLILPIYSQLPADLQAKIFDKAEDGARKCIVATNIAETSLTVDGIFYVIDTGYGKMKVYNPRMGMDALQVFPVSRAAADQRAGRAGRTGPGTCYRLYTESSYQNEMLPSPVPEIQRTNLGNVVLLLKSLKIENLLDFDFMDPPPQDNILNSMYQLWVLGALDNVGNLTDLGWKMVEFPLDPPLAKMLLIGEQLECMNEVLTIVSMLSVPSVFFRPKDRAEESDAAREKFFVPESDHLTLLNVYQQWKANQYRGDWCNDHFLHVKGLRKAREVRSQLLDILKTLKIPLTSCDPDWDIVRKAICSAYFHNAARLKGVGEYVNCRNGMPCHLHPSSALYGLGYTPDYVVYHELILTTKEYMQCVTAVEPQWLAELGPMFFSVKDSDTSLLEHKKRQKEEKTVMEEEMEKLRQVQAELERENKEKERQKRAKEQQQVSMPGLKQGSSTYLRPKRLGL; this is translated from the exons ATG CAGGGGAATGGTGGACCTATTGACCTGGACAAGTCAACCACAACATTAGACCCTGAAAAAACCACTGGTGGGGGTCTAGTTGCTCCGGGAAAAGATAGAGTAGTATTTAGACCTTCAGAGAGGAAATCACTTTTAG GGTTGGATGTGCTCGCTAATGCTAAAAGATCAGGGTCGGATGTGGATGTTGGATTCAAGATACCAAGGGAAAGAGTTGCTTCTGTAGTGGCATCTCTAGATGAAGATGAGGAAAGGTCTACTTCCTCAGGGATCGACGAAGGAGAAAATGATGCCAAAGAAGTTCATCGGAATTTAAAAACTAGGCATTATCGTGAATCTTCCACCAGCAAGACATCAAAGAGAG AAAGTACTGTAACTGAAGGAGCACATATTCGTGACTCATCCTCAAGGCATCATTCAGACGAGTACACTCAG GTTCTGGAAGCATCTTCTGGAAGTTTCCGGTTACCGACTCCACGTCATGATTTGCATGACTCTGGTAGGAGAAGCAGCAAAGTGAGGGAGGAATATAGGGGCAGAAGCAGGGATGCGAGGAGATACAGTACTGAGTGGGAAGGGGGCAGTCATAGAGAGTCGCCACGTCATCATGGAAGTGATTATACTAATGGATatggaagaaaaagaagtagATATGAAGGTTCTATAAGGACACCTG TCAGATCTGAATGGGATGATGGTAAATGGGAATGGGAGGATACACCTCGTCGGGACAGTCGCTCTAGTAGACGTCATCAACCTTCCCCTTCCCCAATGTTTGTTGGCGCCTCTCCTGATGCACGCCTTGCTTCACCATGGTTGGGGGGACACACTCCTACTG CTTCACCATGGGACAGCGTAGCTCCTTCACCCACTCCTATACGGGCTTCTGGGTCATCGGTTGGATCTTCAAGTTCTCGAAATAGTGGAAGGTCCAAATCCCTTACCTATTCTTCCAAGAGTTCGCGCTTCTTTGAG GATGCGCAAGTTGAAACCAATCATTCAACTGATGATAACGATCAAGAGATCACTGAAAGCATGCGATTAGAGATGGAGTACAATTCTGACCGTGCCTG GTATGATAGAGAGGAAGGAGGTGCAGCTTTTGATGGCGATAGCTCCTCAATTTTCCTTGGTGACGAGGCTTCTTTCCAGAAAAAAGAGGCAGAGTTGGCCAAACGACTG GTTCGAAGAGATGGAACCATGATGACACTTGCTCAGAGCAAAAAGTTATCTCAGCGTGCTGCAGATAACGCTCAATGGGAGGACCGACAACTTTTGAGATCAGGAGCTGTTAGAAGTACAGAAGTGCAGACTGAATTTGATGACGAGGAAGAACGAAAAGTTATTCTTTTAGTTCATG ATACAAAGCCCCCTTTTCTCGATGGGAGGATTGTCTTCACAAAGCAGGCTGAGCCTATAATGCCAATAAAAGACCCAACATCAGATATGGCTATAATATCACGCAAAGGATCAGCCTTAGTACGTGAAATTCATGAAAAGCAAAGCATGAATAAATCACGCCAACGTTTTTGGGAACTCGCTGGTTCAAAACTTGGGGATATCCTTGGTGTTGAAAAGTCATCTGAACAG ATTGATGCAGATACAGCTGTAGTAGGAGAAGAGGGTGAAGTTGATTTCAAGGAAGATGCCAGGTTCGCACAGCACTTGAAAAAAGGGGAAGCAGTGAGTGACTTTGCAAAGTCCAAAACAATGGCACAACAAAGGCAGTATTTGCCTATTTTCTCCATAAGGGATGAATTACTTCAG GTCATCCGTGAAAACCAGGTGGCGGTGGTGGTTGGAGAAACTGGTTCTGGAAAGACAACACAACTGACCCAG TATCTGCATGAAGATGGATATACAATAAATGGAATTGTTGGCTGCACCCAGCCCAGACGTGTAGCGGCTATGAGCGTGGCAAAACGAGTCAGTGAGGAGATGGAAACTGAGCTTGGTGATAGAGTTGGATATGCAATTCGTTTCGAAGATGTAACTGGGCCAAACACTGTTATTAAG TACATGACTGATGGTGTGCTTCTCCGGGAGACACTGAAGGATTCTGACCTCGACAAATACCG TGTTGTTGTAATGGATGAAGCACATGAGCGATCACTAAGTACTGACGTACTTTTTGGGATCCTTAAGAAAGTTGTTGCAAGACGTCGTGATTTTAAGCTTATTGTGACATCAGCCACTCTTAATGCTCAAAAGTTCTCAAATTTCTTCGGGag TGTTCCAATATTCTACATTCCTGGAAGGACATTTCCTGTCCAAACATTGTACAGTAAATCTCCGTGTGAAGATTATGTTGAGGCTGCAGTTAAGCAGGCTATGACCATCCACATTACAAGTGCACCTGGTGACATACTGATCTTTATGACTGGTCAAGATGAGATTGAGGCGACCTGTTATGCCCTTTCAGAACGTATGGAACAGCTCGTCTCTTCAACGAAGCAAGTCCCCAAGCTCTTAATTCTTCCTATATACTCACAGCTGCCAGCTGACTTGCAAGCAAAAATCTTTGATAAAGCTGAAGATGGAGCACGAAAATGTATTGTTGCCACGAATATTGCAGAGACCTCTCTGACAGTGGATGGAATTTTTTATGTCATAGACACGGGCTATGGTAAAATGAAGGTATACAACCCTCGGATGGGTATGGATGCTCTCCAAGTCTTCCCTGTTAGCCGTGCTGCTGCTGATCAGCGTGCTGGACGTGCTGGTAGAACTGGGCCTGGCACTTGTTATCGACTGTATACAGAGAGTTCATACCAAAACGAGATGTTGCCAAGTCCTGTGCCAGAAATTCAGAGGACCAATCTAGGCAACGTGGTGTTGTTGCTCAAGTCTCTCAAAATCGAGAACTTGTTGGATTTTGATTTTATGGACCCTCCTCCCCAAGACAATATTCTTAACTCCATGTACCAATTATGGGTTTTAGGTGCACTTGATAATGTGGGGAACCTTACTGACCTTGGATGGAAGATGGTGGAGTTCCCACTAGACCCTCCCCTCGCAAAAATGTTGCTTATTGGCGAACAACTTGAATGTATGAATGAGGTTCTGACAATTGTCTCAATGCTTTCTGTGCCATCTGTCTTCTTTAGGCCCAAGGACAGGGCAGAGGAGAGTGATGCTGCAAGGGAGAAGTTCTTTGTGCCGGAATCAGACCACCTTACTCTTCTTAATGTTTACCAGCAGTGGAAAGCAAATCAATATCGAGGTGATTGGTGCAATGATCACTTTTTGCATGTCAAGGGGTTACGCAAAGCTAGAGAGGTGAGGTCCCAGTTGCTGGACATTCTCAAGACACTGAAAATTCCTCTCACTTCTTGTGATCCTGATTGGGACATTGTCCGAAAGGCCATTTGTTCTGCGTATTTCCATAATGCCGCAAGGCTAAAGGGAGTTGGGGAGTATGTCAATTGTAGGAATGGAATGCCATGCCACCTGCATCCAAGTAGTGCCCTATATGGTTTGGGTTACACTCCTGATTATGTGGTTTATCATGAGTTAATTTTGACCACAAAGGAGTACATGCAATGTGTGACAGCAGTGGAGCCTCAGTGGTTGGCTGAGTTGGGACCTATGTTTTTCTCCGTCAAGGATTCTGATACATCACTTTTGGAACATAAAAAAAGACAGAAGGAAGAGAAAACTGTCATGGAGGAAGAGATGGAGAAGTTACGTCAGGTCCAAGCGGAGTTGGAAAGAGAGAACAAGGAGAAAGAGAGGCAAAAAAGGGCTAAGGAACAGCAGCAAGTTTCAATGCCAGGACTGAAACAAGGTTCTTCTACTTATCTCAGGCCTAAGAGGCTTGGTTTGTAA
- the LOC113709727 gene encoding pre-mRNA-splicing factor ATP-dependent RNA helicase DEAH7 isoform X2, which translates to MGNGGPIDLDKSTTTLDPEKTTGGGLVAPGKDRVVFRPSERKSLLGLDVLANAKRSGSDVDVGFKIPRERVASVVASLDEDEERSTSSGIDEGENDAKEVHRNLKTRHYRESSTSKTSKRESTVTEGAHIRDSSSRHHSDEYTQVLEASSGSFRLPTPRHDLHDSGRRSSKVREEYRGRSRDARRYSTEWEGGSHRESPRHHGSDYTNGYGRKRSRYEGSIRTPVRSEWDDGKWEWEDTPRRDSRSSRRHQPSPSPMFVGASPDARLASPWLGGHTPTASPWDSVAPSPTPIRASGSSVGSSSSRNSGRSKSLTYSSKSSRFFEDAQVETNHSTDDNDQEITESMRLEMEYNSDRAWYDREEGGAAFDGDSSSIFLGDEASFQKKEAELAKRLVRRDGTMMTLAQSKKLSQRAADNAQWEDRQLLRSGAVRSTEVQTEFDDEEERKVILLVHDTKPPFLDGRIVFTKQAEPIMPIKDPTSDMAIISRKGSALVREIHEKQSMNKSRQRFWELAGSKLGDILGVEKSSEQIDADTAVVGEEGEVDFKEDARFAQHLKKGEAVSDFAKSKTMAQQRQYLPIFSIRDELLQVIRENQVAVVVGETGSGKTTQLTQYLHEDGYTINGIVGCTQPRRVAAMSVAKRVSEEMETELGDRVGYAIRFEDVTGPNTVIKYMTDGVLLRETLKDSDLDKYRVVVMDEAHERSLSTDVLFGILKKVVARRRDFKLIVTSATLNAQKFSNFFGSVPIFYIPGRTFPVQTLYSKSPCEDYVEAAVKQAMTIHITSAPGDILIFMTGQDEIEATCYALSERMEQLVSSTKQVPKLLILPIYSQLPADLQAKIFDKAEDGARKCIVATNIAETSLTVDGIFYVIDTGYGKMKVYNPRMGMDALQVFPVSRAAADQRAGRAGRTGPGTCYRLYTESSYQNEMLPSPVPEIQRTNLGNVVLLLKSLKIENLLDFDFMDPPPQDNILNSMYQLWVLGALDNVGNLTDLGWKMVEFPLDPPLAKMLLIGEQLECMNEVLTIVSMLSVPSVFFRPKDRAEESDAAREKFFVPESDHLTLLNVYQQWKANQYRGDWCNDHFLHVKGLRKAREVRSQLLDILKTLKIPLTSCDPDWDIVRKAICSAYFHNAARLKGVGEYVNCRNGMPCHLHPSSALYGLGYTPDYVVYHELILTTKEYMQCVTAVEPQWLAELGPMFFSVKDSDTSLLEHKKRQKEEKTVMEEEMEKLRQVQAELERENKEKERQKRAKEQQQVSMPGLKQGSSTYLRPKRLGL; encoded by the exons ATG GGGAATGGTGGACCTATTGACCTGGACAAGTCAACCACAACATTAGACCCTGAAAAAACCACTGGTGGGGGTCTAGTTGCTCCGGGAAAAGATAGAGTAGTATTTAGACCTTCAGAGAGGAAATCACTTTTAG GGTTGGATGTGCTCGCTAATGCTAAAAGATCAGGGTCGGATGTGGATGTTGGATTCAAGATACCAAGGGAAAGAGTTGCTTCTGTAGTGGCATCTCTAGATGAAGATGAGGAAAGGTCTACTTCCTCAGGGATCGACGAAGGAGAAAATGATGCCAAAGAAGTTCATCGGAATTTAAAAACTAGGCATTATCGTGAATCTTCCACCAGCAAGACATCAAAGAGAG AAAGTACTGTAACTGAAGGAGCACATATTCGTGACTCATCCTCAAGGCATCATTCAGACGAGTACACTCAG GTTCTGGAAGCATCTTCTGGAAGTTTCCGGTTACCGACTCCACGTCATGATTTGCATGACTCTGGTAGGAGAAGCAGCAAAGTGAGGGAGGAATATAGGGGCAGAAGCAGGGATGCGAGGAGATACAGTACTGAGTGGGAAGGGGGCAGTCATAGAGAGTCGCCACGTCATCATGGAAGTGATTATACTAATGGATatggaagaaaaagaagtagATATGAAGGTTCTATAAGGACACCTG TCAGATCTGAATGGGATGATGGTAAATGGGAATGGGAGGATACACCTCGTCGGGACAGTCGCTCTAGTAGACGTCATCAACCTTCCCCTTCCCCAATGTTTGTTGGCGCCTCTCCTGATGCACGCCTTGCTTCACCATGGTTGGGGGGACACACTCCTACTG CTTCACCATGGGACAGCGTAGCTCCTTCACCCACTCCTATACGGGCTTCTGGGTCATCGGTTGGATCTTCAAGTTCTCGAAATAGTGGAAGGTCCAAATCCCTTACCTATTCTTCCAAGAGTTCGCGCTTCTTTGAG GATGCGCAAGTTGAAACCAATCATTCAACTGATGATAACGATCAAGAGATCACTGAAAGCATGCGATTAGAGATGGAGTACAATTCTGACCGTGCCTG GTATGATAGAGAGGAAGGAGGTGCAGCTTTTGATGGCGATAGCTCCTCAATTTTCCTTGGTGACGAGGCTTCTTTCCAGAAAAAAGAGGCAGAGTTGGCCAAACGACTG GTTCGAAGAGATGGAACCATGATGACACTTGCTCAGAGCAAAAAGTTATCTCAGCGTGCTGCAGATAACGCTCAATGGGAGGACCGACAACTTTTGAGATCAGGAGCTGTTAGAAGTACAGAAGTGCAGACTGAATTTGATGACGAGGAAGAACGAAAAGTTATTCTTTTAGTTCATG ATACAAAGCCCCCTTTTCTCGATGGGAGGATTGTCTTCACAAAGCAGGCTGAGCCTATAATGCCAATAAAAGACCCAACATCAGATATGGCTATAATATCACGCAAAGGATCAGCCTTAGTACGTGAAATTCATGAAAAGCAAAGCATGAATAAATCACGCCAACGTTTTTGGGAACTCGCTGGTTCAAAACTTGGGGATATCCTTGGTGTTGAAAAGTCATCTGAACAG ATTGATGCAGATACAGCTGTAGTAGGAGAAGAGGGTGAAGTTGATTTCAAGGAAGATGCCAGGTTCGCACAGCACTTGAAAAAAGGGGAAGCAGTGAGTGACTTTGCAAAGTCCAAAACAATGGCACAACAAAGGCAGTATTTGCCTATTTTCTCCATAAGGGATGAATTACTTCAG GTCATCCGTGAAAACCAGGTGGCGGTGGTGGTTGGAGAAACTGGTTCTGGAAAGACAACACAACTGACCCAG TATCTGCATGAAGATGGATATACAATAAATGGAATTGTTGGCTGCACCCAGCCCAGACGTGTAGCGGCTATGAGCGTGGCAAAACGAGTCAGTGAGGAGATGGAAACTGAGCTTGGTGATAGAGTTGGATATGCAATTCGTTTCGAAGATGTAACTGGGCCAAACACTGTTATTAAG TACATGACTGATGGTGTGCTTCTCCGGGAGACACTGAAGGATTCTGACCTCGACAAATACCG TGTTGTTGTAATGGATGAAGCACATGAGCGATCACTAAGTACTGACGTACTTTTTGGGATCCTTAAGAAAGTTGTTGCAAGACGTCGTGATTTTAAGCTTATTGTGACATCAGCCACTCTTAATGCTCAAAAGTTCTCAAATTTCTTCGGGag TGTTCCAATATTCTACATTCCTGGAAGGACATTTCCTGTCCAAACATTGTACAGTAAATCTCCGTGTGAAGATTATGTTGAGGCTGCAGTTAAGCAGGCTATGACCATCCACATTACAAGTGCACCTGGTGACATACTGATCTTTATGACTGGTCAAGATGAGATTGAGGCGACCTGTTATGCCCTTTCAGAACGTATGGAACAGCTCGTCTCTTCAACGAAGCAAGTCCCCAAGCTCTTAATTCTTCCTATATACTCACAGCTGCCAGCTGACTTGCAAGCAAAAATCTTTGATAAAGCTGAAGATGGAGCACGAAAATGTATTGTTGCCACGAATATTGCAGAGACCTCTCTGACAGTGGATGGAATTTTTTATGTCATAGACACGGGCTATGGTAAAATGAAGGTATACAACCCTCGGATGGGTATGGATGCTCTCCAAGTCTTCCCTGTTAGCCGTGCTGCTGCTGATCAGCGTGCTGGACGTGCTGGTAGAACTGGGCCTGGCACTTGTTATCGACTGTATACAGAGAGTTCATACCAAAACGAGATGTTGCCAAGTCCTGTGCCAGAAATTCAGAGGACCAATCTAGGCAACGTGGTGTTGTTGCTCAAGTCTCTCAAAATCGAGAACTTGTTGGATTTTGATTTTATGGACCCTCCTCCCCAAGACAATATTCTTAACTCCATGTACCAATTATGGGTTTTAGGTGCACTTGATAATGTGGGGAACCTTACTGACCTTGGATGGAAGATGGTGGAGTTCCCACTAGACCCTCCCCTCGCAAAAATGTTGCTTATTGGCGAACAACTTGAATGTATGAATGAGGTTCTGACAATTGTCTCAATGCTTTCTGTGCCATCTGTCTTCTTTAGGCCCAAGGACAGGGCAGAGGAGAGTGATGCTGCAAGGGAGAAGTTCTTTGTGCCGGAATCAGACCACCTTACTCTTCTTAATGTTTACCAGCAGTGGAAAGCAAATCAATATCGAGGTGATTGGTGCAATGATCACTTTTTGCATGTCAAGGGGTTACGCAAAGCTAGAGAGGTGAGGTCCCAGTTGCTGGACATTCTCAAGACACTGAAAATTCCTCTCACTTCTTGTGATCCTGATTGGGACATTGTCCGAAAGGCCATTTGTTCTGCGTATTTCCATAATGCCGCAAGGCTAAAGGGAGTTGGGGAGTATGTCAATTGTAGGAATGGAATGCCATGCCACCTGCATCCAAGTAGTGCCCTATATGGTTTGGGTTACACTCCTGATTATGTGGTTTATCATGAGTTAATTTTGACCACAAAGGAGTACATGCAATGTGTGACAGCAGTGGAGCCTCAGTGGTTGGCTGAGTTGGGACCTATGTTTTTCTCCGTCAAGGATTCTGATACATCACTTTTGGAACATAAAAAAAGACAGAAGGAAGAGAAAACTGTCATGGAGGAAGAGATGGAGAAGTTACGTCAGGTCCAAGCGGAGTTGGAAAGAGAGAACAAGGAGAAAGAGAGGCAAAAAAGGGCTAAGGAACAGCAGCAAGTTTCAATGCCAGGACTGAAACAAGGTTCTTCTACTTATCTCAGGCCTAAGAGGCTTGGTTTGTAA